In one Mycobacteroides chelonae genomic region, the following are encoded:
- a CDS encoding GGDEF domain-containing protein → MQNRQQLEPGFQYLLVTDALRGAGLLRQLKIGIGVLCFSIVLLAGSTQFNPLGPQGVWPRTIQAIAAAMAVIVGLCWIFLSWPTRRGMVAFVAWADVTLAIAAAVFSDPTARLCAVVYLGLVGLLPTFFLGRRALVIHCGFALALFGVLVAMNILVDGATWSEQFTYGAPALAAVVLLPAIIQVVLEGGRDSILAAAVSANRDPLTGLLNRRGVTTAIDLLHRGRVDAVDVVVVLMDVDGLKELNDTRGHGAGDEILKAVAAMLTASTRVGEIAARIGGDEFLVVAFPGRAENIDTTIRRVSTPRAGIDSWSVSVGAAWQSRTGGRFDLDSLVQQADYELYKVKSSRGMLDPQH, encoded by the coding sequence GTGCAAAATCGGCAACAGCTCGAGCCAGGGTTTCAGTACCTGCTGGTTACCGATGCGCTTCGAGGCGCCGGGCTGTTGAGGCAGCTGAAGATTGGCATCGGGGTCCTGTGTTTCTCGATCGTGCTGTTGGCGGGGTCTACCCAGTTCAACCCGTTGGGCCCACAGGGGGTGTGGCCTCGTACGATCCAGGCCATCGCGGCCGCCATGGCAGTGATCGTCGGCCTGTGTTGGATCTTCCTATCGTGGCCGACTCGGCGCGGCATGGTCGCGTTCGTGGCGTGGGCAGACGTGACTCTGGCGATAGCCGCCGCGGTGTTTTCCGACCCGACCGCCAGACTGTGCGCGGTCGTGTACCTGGGGCTGGTGGGCCTTCTTCCCACGTTTTTCCTGGGTAGGCGCGCACTGGTGATCCACTGCGGGTTCGCCTTGGCGTTGTTCGGTGTGCTGGTGGCGATGAACATCCTGGTCGACGGTGCGACCTGGTCGGAGCAGTTCACCTACGGAGCACCCGCCCTGGCCGCCGTGGTGCTGCTGCCGGCGATCATCCAGGTGGTGCTCGAAGGAGGCCGAGACTCGATCCTGGCGGCGGCGGTTTCGGCGAACCGTGATCCGCTGACGGGTCTGCTGAACCGTCGTGGTGTCACCACCGCGATCGACCTGCTGCACCGGGGCCGCGTCGACGCCGTCGACGTGGTGGTGGTCCTGATGGATGTGGACGGGCTCAAAGAACTCAACGACACCCGCGGCCACGGCGCCGGCGATGAGATCTTGAAGGCAGTGGCAGCCATGCTCACGGCGAGCACACGGGTCGGCGAGATCGCCGCCCGCATCGGCGGTGACGAATTTCTGGTGGTGGCGTTTCCCGGCCGCGCCGAGAACATCGACACCACCATTCGCCGTGTGAGTACCCCACGCGCGGGGATCGACTCGTGGAGCGTCAGCGTCGGCGCCGCCTGGCAGTCGCGAACCGGAGGCAGATTTGACCTGGATTCGCTTGTCCAACAGGCAGATTACGAGCTGTACAAGGTGAAAAGCTCGCGCGGGATGCTAGATCCCCAGCACTGA
- a CDS encoding serine hydrolase domain-containing protein, with translation MGALDLVADWPVPTVAAAVVGPEGIRAQTGPVTHQFALASVTKPLVARAAQVALEEGAVELATPAGPPGSTVEHLLAHASGLSMLSDAVIAKPGTRRVYSNYGFAVLAHTVQAGSTIEFGQYLHEAVFEPLGMGDTVLPGGADTAGYGGASTVVDLVAFAGELLRPRLVTAETHQRATNVVFPGLDGVLPGYGVQRPNDWGLGFEIKGTKIPHWTGAENSPATYGHFGQSGTFLWVDPVTDLALVVLTDRPFDGWANQLWPQLSDTVLAEFG, from the coding sequence ATGGGTGCCCTCGACCTCGTCGCCGATTGGCCAGTACCCACCGTCGCCGCCGCGGTGGTGGGGCCGGAGGGGATAAGGGCCCAAACCGGCCCTGTCACGCACCAATTCGCGCTCGCGTCGGTCACCAAACCCTTGGTGGCCCGGGCCGCACAGGTGGCGCTGGAAGAAGGTGCCGTGGAGCTTGCGACACCGGCCGGCCCGCCCGGTTCGACCGTCGAACATCTGCTGGCGCACGCCTCAGGCCTGTCGATGCTCTCCGACGCCGTCATCGCCAAGCCCGGCACTCGCCGGGTGTATTCGAACTATGGCTTCGCGGTGCTGGCGCATACGGTGCAGGCCGGGTCCACCATCGAGTTCGGTCAGTACCTCCATGAGGCGGTGTTCGAGCCACTCGGTATGGGGGACACGGTGTTGCCTGGCGGAGCCGACACCGCCGGATACGGGGGAGCGTCCACCGTCGTGGACCTGGTGGCCTTCGCCGGAGAGCTGTTGCGTCCGCGTCTGGTGACAGCCGAGACGCATCAGCGTGCGACCAATGTCGTCTTCCCGGGATTGGACGGTGTGCTGCCCGGCTACGGCGTGCAGCGTCCCAACGACTGGGGCCTGGGCTTCGAGATCAAGGGCACCAAGATTCCGCACTGGACGGGCGCCGAGAATTCACCGGCCACCTACGGCCACTTCGGGCAGTCCGGCACGTTCCTGTGGGTGGACCCGGTCACGGACCTGGCCCTCGTCGTGCTGACCGACCGGCCCTTCGACGGTTGGGCCAACCAGCTGTGGCCACAGTTGTCCGACACGGTGCTGGCCGAGTTCGGGTAG
- a CDS encoding acyl-CoA carboxylase subunit beta produces MTILAPEAIDESLDPRDPLLRLSTFFDDGTVELLHERDRSGVLAAGGTVNGVRTIAFCTDGTVMGGAMGIEGCRHIVNAYDTAIEEQSPIVGIWHSGGARLAEGVSALHAVGLVFEAMIRASGYIPQISIVVGFAAGGAAYGPALTDVIIMAPESRVFVTGPDVVRSVTGEDVDMATLGGPEAHHKKSGVCHIVADDELDAYARGRKLVGFFCQQGVFDRNRAEADHTDLRALLPESAKRAYDVHPIVNALLDGDDPFEEFQGKWAPSMVIGLGRLAGRSVGVLANNPLRLGGCLNSESAEKAARFVRLCNAFGIPLIVLVDVPGYLPGVGQEWGGVVRRGAKLLHAFGEATVPRVTLVTRKIYGGAYIAMNSRSLGATKVFAWPDAEVAVMGAKAAVGILHKKQLAAAPEEEREALHEELALEHERIAGGVDRAIEIGVVDEEIEPSQTRAVLTRALAEAPSRRGRHKNIPL; encoded by the coding sequence ATGACGATCCTGGCTCCCGAGGCCATCGACGAATCGCTCGATCCGCGCGATCCGTTGCTCCGGCTGAGCACGTTCTTCGATGACGGCACCGTCGAGCTGCTGCACGAGCGTGACCGCTCGGGTGTGCTGGCCGCCGGTGGCACGGTCAACGGAGTCAGGACCATCGCCTTCTGCACCGATGGCACCGTCATGGGCGGCGCCATGGGTATCGAGGGGTGCCGTCACATCGTCAACGCCTACGACACCGCCATCGAGGAGCAGAGCCCGATCGTGGGTATCTGGCACTCCGGCGGTGCCCGTCTGGCCGAAGGGGTTTCGGCCCTGCACGCCGTCGGGCTGGTCTTCGAGGCCATGATCCGCGCCTCGGGTTACATCCCGCAGATCTCGATCGTCGTCGGCTTCGCCGCCGGCGGTGCGGCGTACGGCCCGGCACTGACCGACGTCATCATCATGGCGCCGGAGAGCCGCGTGTTCGTCACCGGACCCGACGTGGTCCGCAGCGTCACCGGCGAGGACGTCGACATGGCCACCCTGGGTGGTCCCGAGGCCCACCACAAGAAGTCGGGTGTGTGCCACATCGTCGCCGACGATGAGCTGGACGCCTACGCCCGTGGTCGCAAGCTGGTCGGATTCTTCTGCCAGCAGGGCGTTTTCGATCGCAACCGCGCCGAGGCCGATCACACCGATCTGCGCGCGCTGCTGCCCGAGTCGGCCAAGCGGGCCTACGACGTGCATCCGATCGTCAACGCGCTGCTCGACGGGGACGACCCGTTCGAGGAGTTCCAGGGCAAGTGGGCACCGTCGATGGTCATCGGCCTGGGCCGCCTGGCCGGTCGTAGCGTCGGCGTGCTGGCCAACAACCCACTGCGCCTGGGTGGCTGCCTGAACTCCGAAAGCGCCGAGAAGGCAGCGCGTTTCGTGCGCCTGTGCAACGCGTTCGGCATTCCGCTGATCGTGCTCGTGGACGTGCCGGGCTACCTGCCTGGTGTGGGCCAGGAGTGGGGCGGCGTGGTGCGTCGCGGCGCCAAGCTGCTGCACGCGTTCGGTGAGGCCACCGTTCCGCGCGTCACGCTGGTGACCCGCAAGATCTACGGCGGTGCCTACATCGCCATGAACTCCCGCTCGCTGGGCGCCACCAAGGTGTTCGCGTGGCCGGACGCCGAGGTCGCCGTCATGGGCGCCAAGGCCGCCGTGGGCATCCTGCACAAGAAGCAGCTGGCCGCCGCCCCCGAAGAGGAGCGCGAGGCCCTGCATGAGGAGCTGGCTCTCGAGCACGAGCGGATCGCCGGTGGCGTGGATCGTGCCATCGAGATCGGCGTCGTCGACGAGGAGATCGAGCCGTCGCAGACCCGCGCGGTACTGACCCGCGCCCTCGCCGAGGCGCCGTCGCGGCGCGGCCGGCACAAGAACATCCCGCTGTGA
- a CDS encoding AMP-dependent synthetase/ligase: MTRAATLCEAFQKTAAQYPERVALRTVGDGVTITWRQYRDRVREIAAALAGLGVGPGDTVALMLTNRPEFHLCDTAVLHCGATPFSVYNTNPAEILAYQFDNADNRVVICERQFLPQLRAAVGQGGKVEHIVCVDGASEGAVALESLTPAVDFDFEGTWQSVRPDDVLTIVYTSGTTGPPKGVELTHTNFIENARITEELGPLGFDDRAVSYLPDAHAANRWLTHYQNLLYGLQITTVPDPKAVLTALTDVRPTLFLGVPRVWVKAKMGLDAALEEAGPLRRTLAHWAIEVGRRKARATSEGQRLGVLDQVRYAFADRLVLSSIRSRIGLDQVKVGASGAAPIPIEVHEYLLALGIPICEGYGMTECTCAGTINRPDRIKIGTVGVPVPGVEVSLGSDGEVLLRGRNIMRGYRKMPEKTSETVDSDGWLHTGDIGEFDADGYLKIVDRKKEIIINEAGKNMSPTNIENAITASTPLAGPVAVIGDRRPYNTLLITLDPDALARFAEKRGLSGSHADLITDETVRAAIDECVQNANRTLSRVEQIKRFTVLAEIWEPGSEYLTPTTKLKRKPIAERYRDVIDSMY; encoded by the coding sequence GTGACCCGCGCGGCGACGCTGTGTGAGGCGTTCCAGAAGACCGCCGCACAGTACCCGGAGAGGGTCGCGCTGCGCACCGTCGGTGACGGCGTGACCATCACCTGGAGGCAGTACCGGGACAGGGTCCGCGAGATCGCTGCGGCCCTGGCCGGACTGGGCGTCGGTCCGGGTGACACCGTTGCCTTGATGCTGACCAACCGGCCGGAGTTTCACCTGTGTGACACCGCGGTATTGCATTGTGGAGCAACGCCGTTCTCCGTCTACAACACCAACCCGGCCGAGATCTTGGCGTATCAGTTCGACAACGCCGACAACCGGGTGGTCATCTGTGAGCGGCAATTTCTACCGCAGCTCCGCGCGGCGGTCGGCCAGGGCGGCAAGGTCGAACACATTGTCTGCGTAGACGGTGCATCCGAAGGTGCGGTGGCGTTGGAATCACTCACGCCCGCCGTGGATTTCGATTTCGAGGGCACCTGGCAATCGGTGCGTCCGGATGACGTGCTGACCATTGTCTACACCTCGGGAACCACCGGTCCACCCAAGGGCGTCGAGCTGACGCACACCAACTTCATCGAGAACGCCCGCATCACCGAGGAGCTGGGGCCGCTCGGGTTCGACGACCGCGCGGTCTCGTATCTCCCGGACGCCCATGCCGCCAACCGCTGGCTCACGCACTATCAGAATCTTTTGTACGGCCTGCAGATCACCACCGTCCCGGACCCCAAGGCGGTCTTGACCGCGCTGACCGACGTGCGCCCGACCCTCTTTCTCGGCGTGCCGCGCGTCTGGGTGAAGGCCAAAATGGGGCTCGACGCGGCGCTGGAGGAGGCCGGCCCGCTGCGGCGAACCCTGGCGCACTGGGCCATTGAAGTGGGCCGCCGAAAGGCCCGCGCCACCTCCGAAGGCCAGCGGCTCGGTGTTCTCGACCAGGTCCGGTACGCCTTCGCCGACCGCCTGGTGCTGTCGTCGATTCGTTCCCGGATCGGCCTGGATCAGGTGAAGGTGGGCGCCAGCGGTGCGGCACCGATTCCCATCGAGGTCCACGAATACCTGCTGGCTCTGGGCATCCCGATTTGCGAGGGCTATGGCATGACGGAATGCACCTGCGCGGGGACGATCAACCGCCCCGATCGGATCAAGATCGGCACAGTGGGTGTGCCCGTTCCGGGTGTCGAGGTATCACTCGGTTCCGATGGCGAGGTGTTGTTGCGTGGCCGGAACATCATGCGCGGGTACCGCAAGATGCCGGAAAAGACCTCCGAAACTGTCGATTCCGATGGCTGGCTACACACCGGTGATATCGGCGAGTTCGACGCGGACGGGTATCTCAAGATCGTCGATCGCAAGAAGGAAATCATCATCAACGAGGCCGGCAAGAACATGTCGCCGACCAACATCGAGAACGCGATCACGGCGAGCACACCCTTGGCCGGTCCGGTGGCCGTGATCGGGGATCGACGGCCCTACAACACCCTGCTCATCACGCTGGACCCCGATGCGCTGGCACGCTTTGCCGAAAAACGCGGCCTGAGTGGGTCGCACGCTGATCTCATCACCGATGAGACGGTGCGTGCGGCGATCGACGAATGTGTGCAGAACGCCAACCGCACCCTTTCGCGCGTCGAACAGATCAAGAGGTTCACCGTGCTGGCCGAGATATGGGAGCCAGGGTCGGAATACCTCACGCCGACAACTAAACTCAAACGCAAGCCGATCGCCGAACGCTATCGCGACGTCATTGATTCGATGTACTAG
- a CDS encoding styrene monooxygenase/indole monooxygenase family protein yields the protein MTTRHGRTAAIIGAGQTGATAALGLLDKGFDVTIYSDRDQRSLREDVPATGTALIFGEAQRAEAGLGLTSYLDPGPTSTGLSVRLVDGNESGRPEVIAFDADFDRGTQGVAVDTRLKADDRLTQFQERGGRLVVEQVDPERLDAIAGAHDLTLVATGRGGLSSLFPVDPSRTVYDRPQRRLLMLTVAGLGHGPDVFAHRGPAGGRHSAFSFITDQGEAWWGPYLHKDAGPSWSFLTWAKPGSDWERRYSAVDSAASALQAVTDVHREYIDWDLPEVLSLNVIEEDPHSWITGAVTQLVRHGVGHTAGGHPVAALGDTAVAYDPIAGQGAQGGLVQAAALVHKAAAHDGPFDTAWLTAAFEEFYDRRARAAQLVTRLYLGDDELHDYGDLFFAAGHVHEGFASKLFGLLDDPKPFERVTSIESAKELITEWAGEPADAILERFSPAGRFARSGLVRAA from the coding sequence ATGACGACACGACATGGGCGCACGGCGGCGATCATCGGCGCCGGGCAGACCGGCGCCACGGCTGCTCTGGGACTGCTGGACAAGGGTTTTGACGTCACCATCTACAGCGACCGGGACCAGCGGAGTTTGCGTGAGGACGTGCCCGCGACGGGCACCGCGCTGATCTTCGGCGAGGCCCAGCGCGCTGAGGCCGGTCTGGGGCTCACCAGCTACCTGGATCCGGGGCCCACCTCTACCGGGCTCAGCGTGCGCCTGGTCGACGGCAACGAATCCGGCCGCCCCGAGGTCATCGCGTTCGATGCCGACTTCGATCGGGGCACCCAGGGTGTCGCCGTCGATACCCGGCTCAAGGCCGATGATCGCCTCACCCAGTTCCAGGAACGTGGTGGACGTCTGGTGGTGGAGCAGGTGGATCCGGAAAGGCTCGACGCGATCGCCGGCGCGCACGACCTGACGCTGGTGGCGACCGGCCGCGGCGGGTTGTCCTCTCTGTTCCCGGTGGATCCCTCGCGCACGGTGTATGACCGTCCCCAACGCCGGCTGCTCATGCTGACCGTCGCAGGCCTTGGGCACGGGCCCGATGTCTTCGCGCACCGGGGGCCTGCTGGTGGACGCCACAGCGCGTTCTCGTTCATCACCGATCAGGGCGAGGCGTGGTGGGGCCCCTATTTGCATAAGGACGCCGGGCCGTCGTGGTCGTTCCTCACTTGGGCCAAACCCGGTAGCGACTGGGAACGGCGGTACTCCGCCGTCGACAGTGCCGCCTCTGCCCTGCAGGCCGTCACCGATGTGCATCGTGAGTACATCGACTGGGACTTGCCGGAAGTGTTATCGCTCAACGTCATCGAAGAAGACCCGCATTCGTGGATCACCGGCGCGGTCACCCAATTGGTGCGGCACGGAGTGGGGCACACCGCCGGCGGACATCCCGTGGCGGCGCTCGGTGATACGGCCGTGGCCTATGACCCGATCGCCGGTCAGGGTGCACAAGGCGGCCTGGTGCAGGCGGCCGCACTGGTCCACAAGGCCGCCGCACACGACGGCCCCTTCGACACTGCCTGGCTCACTGCGGCTTTCGAAGAGTTCTACGACCGGCGGGCACGTGCCGCGCAGCTGGTGACCCGGCTCTATCTCGGCGATGACGAGCTGCACGACTACGGCGACCTGTTCTTCGCGGCGGGTCATGTCCACGAGGGATTCGCATCCAAACTCTTCGGCCTGCTCGACGATCCGAAACCCTTCGAGAGAGTCACCTCGATCGAGTCGGCCAAGGAGCTCATCACCGAATGGGCCGGGGAACCCGCCGATGCCATCCTGGAACGGTTCTCCCCCGCCGGCCGGTTCGCCCGGTCCGGGCTGGTGCGCGCCGCCTAG
- a CDS encoding alpha/beta fold hydrolase, with translation MTAGTTVTVDGHRLAYRQFGSGDRVVVLSHAFLTSHYLEHAWAKELAERGFRVICLDLLGTTADERPLEPDRYNSQALGRQLIGALDALGIERAVLGGTSVGANISVEAAALAPERVAGLLLEGPFLEHGIGVAGYLWSAGLTLFTLGRPLVWLVGAVARSFPETEQPTLGLIRSFLTAPPSRSAAFMKGMLVGRMAPPRAIRRAVDAPTMILSLTADPLHPAADAHNLAIDIVGAQVVSAGTLATLRFWPRRVTPAIVSFLVETFGIDVATRQADA, from the coding sequence GTGACGGCCGGCACCACGGTCACGGTCGACGGACACCGGCTGGCATATCGCCAGTTCGGTTCCGGGGACCGCGTTGTGGTGCTGTCCCACGCCTTCCTCACCTCGCACTATCTGGAGCATGCCTGGGCCAAGGAATTGGCCGAGCGTGGTTTTCGGGTGATCTGCCTGGATCTGCTCGGCACCACCGCCGATGAGCGCCCGCTCGAGCCGGACCGTTACAACTCACAAGCCTTGGGCCGCCAGCTCATCGGCGCCCTGGATGCCCTGGGTATCGAGCGCGCGGTGCTCGGTGGCACCTCCGTCGGCGCGAATATCTCGGTGGAGGCCGCGGCGTTGGCACCCGAGCGGGTGGCCGGACTGCTGCTGGAGGGTCCGTTCCTGGAACACGGTATCGGCGTCGCCGGTTACCTGTGGTCCGCCGGGCTCACCCTGTTCACTCTCGGTCGGCCGCTGGTGTGGCTGGTAGGCGCGGTGGCCCGATCGTTCCCCGAAACCGAGCAGCCCACGCTGGGCTTGATTCGCTCGTTCCTGACCGCCCCGCCGTCGCGCTCGGCGGCGTTCATGAAGGGCATGCTGGTGGGCCGCATGGCACCGCCACGCGCGATACGGCGGGCGGTTGATGCGCCCACCATGATCCTCTCGCTTACCGCGGACCCGCTGCACCCGGCGGCGGACGCACACAATCTCGCCATCGATATTGTTGGTGCGCAAGTGGTTTCGGCCGGAACGTTGGCCACCTTGCGGTTCTGGCCGCGCCGGGTGACACCCGCGATCGTGAGCTTCCTGGTGGAGACGTTCGGCATCGACGTCGCCACGCGACAAGCCGACGCCTAG
- a CDS encoding S-(hydroxymethyl)mycothiol dehydrogenase — MSQTVRGVIARSVKAPVELVDIVVPDPGPGEVVVKVQACGVCHTDLTYREGGINDEFPFLLGHEAAGIVETVGEGVTAVEPGDFVILNWRAVCGVCRACKRGRPQYCFDTFNATQKMTLTDGTELTPALGIGAFIEKTLVHAGQCTKVDPTADPAVVGLLGCGVMAGLGAAVNTGNVGRDDSVAVIGCGGVGDAAIAGAKLAGARKIIAIDTDDTKLAWAKDFGATDTINARTVEDVVTAVQELTDEFGADVVIDAVGRPETWKQAFYARDLAGTVVLVGVPTPDMKLEMPLIDFFSRGGSLKSSWYGDCLPERDFPTLVSLYQQGRLPLDRFVTERISIGDIEEAFEKMHHGQVLRSVVVL; from the coding sequence ATGTCTCAAACTGTGCGCGGTGTGATCGCTCGGTCGGTGAAGGCTCCGGTGGAATTGGTGGACATCGTGGTTCCCGATCCGGGCCCCGGTGAGGTTGTGGTGAAGGTGCAGGCGTGCGGTGTCTGCCACACCGATCTGACCTACCGCGAGGGCGGTATCAACGACGAGTTTCCGTTCCTGTTGGGCCATGAGGCAGCCGGGATCGTGGAGACCGTCGGCGAGGGCGTAACCGCGGTCGAGCCGGGTGATTTCGTCATCCTGAACTGGCGTGCGGTGTGCGGGGTGTGCCGGGCCTGCAAGCGCGGACGCCCGCAGTACTGCTTCGACACGTTCAACGCGACCCAGAAGATGACGTTGACCGACGGCACCGAGCTGACCCCCGCCCTGGGCATCGGCGCGTTCATCGAGAAGACGCTGGTGCACGCCGGCCAGTGCACCAAGGTCGACCCCACCGCCGATCCGGCCGTGGTCGGCCTGCTGGGCTGCGGTGTGATGGCCGGTTTGGGTGCCGCCGTCAACACCGGCAACGTCGGCCGTGATGACTCGGTCGCGGTCATCGGATGTGGCGGGGTCGGGGACGCCGCCATCGCCGGCGCCAAGCTGGCCGGGGCACGCAAGATCATCGCCATCGATACCGACGACACCAAACTGGCCTGGGCCAAGGACTTCGGCGCCACCGACACCATCAACGCCCGCACGGTCGAGGACGTGGTAACCGCGGTGCAGGAACTCACCGATGAGTTCGGCGCCGATGTCGTGATCGATGCGGTGGGCCGCCCGGAAACCTGGAAGCAGGCGTTCTACGCCCGCGATCTGGCCGGCACCGTCGTGCTGGTGGGAGTGCCCACCCCCGACATGAAACTCGAGATGCCGCTGATCGACTTCTTCTCCCGCGGCGGATCGCTGAAGTCCTCCTGGTACGGCGACTGCCTACCCGAACGGGACTTCCCGACACTGGTCAGCCTGTACCAGCAGGGCCGCCTCCCCCTGGATCGCTTCGTCACCGAACGCATCAGCATCGGCGATATCGAAGAAGCCTTCGAGAAGATGCATCACGGGCAGGTGCTGCGCTCGGTGGTCGTGCTCTAA
- a CDS encoding DUF3145 domain-containing protein has product MHASPQFADSTTGVVYVHASPAAVCPHVEWALSSTLSSISSSRPAEVSLRWQAQPAMPGQLRAVTNWVGPVGTGARLANALRSWPVLRFEVTEDASDGVDGQRFSHVPQLGMWSGSTSANGDIMVSEMRLRGLMESDAGSIASELDNMLGTAWDDALEPYRSGGDGAEVTWLRGVG; this is encoded by the coding sequence ATGCACGCGTCGCCTCAGTTCGCCGACTCGACAACCGGCGTGGTGTATGTCCATGCCTCTCCGGCTGCGGTGTGCCCGCACGTCGAGTGGGCTTTGTCGTCGACCCTGTCGTCGATCTCATCGAGCCGTCCGGCGGAAGTCTCGCTGCGCTGGCAGGCACAACCGGCCATGCCGGGGCAGCTGCGCGCCGTCACCAACTGGGTAGGCCCCGTCGGTACGGGTGCGCGCCTGGCCAACGCCCTGCGCTCGTGGCCCGTGCTGCGCTTCGAGGTCACCGAGGACGCCAGCGATGGCGTGGACGGCCAGCGCTTCAGTCACGTGCCACAGCTGGGCATGTGGAGCGGTAGCACCAGCGCCAACGGCGACATCATGGTCAGCGAGATGCGCCTGCGCGGGCTGATGGAATCCGACGCAGGCAGCATCGCCTCGGAGCTCGACAACATGCTGGGCACCGCGTGGGATGACGCGCTGGAGCCGTACCGCAGTGGCGGGGACGGTGCCGAGGTGACCTGGCTGCGCGGAGTCGGCTAA
- a CDS encoding lipid-transfer protein, whose product MGKNDNRVFVVGVGMTKFEKPGRREGWDYPAMVKEAGTKALDDAGVRYDDIEQAFIGNVYGDSCSGHRALYELGHTGIPIYNVNSNCSTGSTALFLAANAIRTGQSDAVLAAGFEKMEPGSLGMKFTDRESPLMPQITALGELSQPQFPMTAWMFAAAAEEYMREYGLTAEQLAWIGYKNHKHSVNNPYSQFQDEYSLEDILASRTIVGPLTKLQCSPTSDGSGAAVVVSEDFVDKHGLAEQAIEIVGQATVTDRADTFDGTAAGIVGANMNKAAIATVYEQAQIGPEDIDVVELHDCFSANEVLVYEALGFCEQGEAGKLIDNEETTFGGKWVVNPSGGLISKGHPLGATGLAQCAELNWQLRGLADKRQVAGAATKDGVALQHNIGLGGSVVVTAYRPANR is encoded by the coding sequence ATGGGTAAGAACGACAACCGGGTCTTCGTCGTCGGCGTCGGCATGACCAAGTTCGAGAAGCCGGGACGGCGCGAGGGCTGGGACTACCCGGCCATGGTCAAGGAGGCCGGTACCAAGGCGCTCGATGATGCCGGTGTGCGGTACGACGACATTGAGCAGGCATTCATCGGAAACGTTTACGGTGATTCGTGTTCGGGACACCGCGCCCTTTACGAGCTCGGCCACACCGGAATCCCGATCTACAACGTCAACAGCAACTGCTCGACAGGATCGACCGCACTATTCTTGGCGGCCAACGCTATTCGCACCGGCCAATCCGATGCCGTACTGGCGGCGGGATTCGAGAAGATGGAGCCCGGCTCGCTGGGTATGAAGTTCACCGATCGTGAGTCGCCGCTCATGCCGCAGATCACCGCCCTGGGTGAGCTGAGTCAGCCGCAGTTCCCGATGACCGCGTGGATGTTCGCCGCGGCGGCCGAGGAGTACATGCGTGAATATGGTTTGACCGCCGAGCAATTGGCGTGGATCGGCTACAAGAACCACAAGCATTCGGTCAACAACCCATACAGCCAATTCCAGGATGAGTACTCACTCGAGGACATCCTGGCCTCGCGCACCATCGTGGGTCCGCTGACCAAGCTGCAGTGCTCACCGACCTCCGACGGCTCGGGGGCCGCGGTGGTGGTGAGCGAGGACTTCGTGGACAAACACGGACTGGCCGAGCAGGCGATCGAGATCGTGGGGCAGGCGACAGTCACCGACCGTGCCGATACGTTCGACGGAACCGCGGCGGGCATCGTCGGTGCGAACATGAACAAGGCGGCCATCGCGACCGTGTACGAGCAGGCCCAGATCGGTCCCGAGGATATCGATGTGGTGGAGCTGCATGACTGCTTCTCGGCCAATGAGGTCTTGGTGTACGAGGCGCTGGGGTTCTGCGAGCAGGGTGAGGCCGGCAAGCTGATCGACAACGAGGAGACCACCTTTGGCGGTAAGTGGGTGGTCAACCCGTCGGGCGGCTTGATCTCCAAAGGGCATCCGCTCGGCGCCACCGGGCTGGCCCAATGCGCGGAGTTGAACTGGCAGTTGCGTGGGCTGGCCGACAAACGCCAGGTCGCCGGTGCCGCGACCAAAGACGGGGTGGCGCTGCAGCACAACATCGGCCTCGGCGGTTCAGTGGTCGTCACGGCGTACCGCCCGGCCAATCGGTGA